Proteins co-encoded in one Ooceraea biroi isolate clonal line C1 chromosome 9, Obir_v5.4, whole genome shotgun sequence genomic window:
- the LOC105277336 gene encoding enhancer of split mbeta protein → MSPHTSYTPVSGMEYEEPVSRTYQYRKVMKPMLERKRRARINRCLDELKDLMVTALQAEGENVAKLEKADILELTVRHLHTLRAARRLTLTPENSYADRFRDGFTQCAQEVSTFLSTPVAAAVHPTAGAQLMRHLGGCLRRLEGPAGAKHAVTATTTTTASATKTTQVPTGQTNVPQNVYTPPQSPVSVASSSGESSESSNAVWRPW, encoded by the coding sequence ATGTCACCGCACACGAGCTACACTCCAGTCAGTGGCATGGAGTACGAGGAGCCGGTGTCGCGCACCTATCAGTACCGCAAGGTGATGAAGCCGATGCTGGAGCGCAAACGCCGTGCCCGCATCAACCGTTGCCTGGACGAGCTGAAGGATCTGATGGTGACCGCACTGCAGGCCGAGGGCGAGAACGTGGCGAAACTGGAGAAGGCGGACATCCTTGAACTGACGGTGCGTCACTTGCACACGCTACGCGCCGCCAGACGACTCACGCTCACGCCGGAGAACAGCTACGCCGATCGATTCCGCGACGGCTTCACCCAGTGTGCCCAGGAGGTGTCGACCTTCCTGTCGACGCCAGTCGCCGCGGCGGTGCATCCCACAGCCGGTGCCCAGCTCATGCGACATCTCGGTGGCTGCTTGCGACGACTGGAAGGCCCAGCCGGCGCCAAACACGCGGTCACCGCGACGACTACGACAACGGCATCGGCGACGAAGACCACTCAGGTGCCAACCGGACAGACAAACGTGCCCCAGAACGTGTACACACCCCCGCAGAGTCCTGTCAGTGTTGCGAGTTCTTCCGGAGAGTCCTCCGAATCCAGCAACGCGGTCTGGCGACCCTGGTGA
- the LOC105277337 gene encoding tubulin polyglutamylase TTLL4 yields MDVIAYNQHDTSSIASSSDSTETQYDEESVPDIDVDLLSSNTKQQNKLPFRRSLFDNVAPYVVFHSFDCKFDTALPREVTKHMKWYLSTITPSLVRRTVQNSGYRLMKNGRNWCSTWGKHMSSACFKTLRESQKINHFPGTFQIGRKDRLSRNISRMMVKYGKREFGFVPRTYVLPQDLRVFRQVWEKNGGKEKWIIKPPASARGTGIRVVHRWSQIPKKRAVVVQQYLSQPMLIRDAKFDLRLYVLVTSFNPLKIYMYPDGLVRFASVKYNDDINYLSDRFMHLTNYSINKTSATYTNSDCADSRTGHKWTLRSLWSYLEQENVNVAKMRASIKDIIIKTMIAGESPITTLTRTNTTSRYTCYELFGIDIILDKNLRPWLLEVNISPSLQSSSPLDVAVKGPLIKDVFNIVGFQLPACIPAEDVEKLTQRYQLDSVCQDYRLHRTTLSYQERHKQSSYANLRNREDYLDEIIDDLTPDDVRQLITYEDELTQLGRFERIFPTTTSHQYLQYFDVPRYYNMLFDAWEAKYGDNREEGISRLQKLCKTKYHLEQVF; encoded by the exons ATGGACGTAATCGCATATAATCAACACGACACTAGCAGCATCGCGAGCAGCTCCGATAGCACTGAGACTCAATACGACGAAGAGAGCGTGCCTGACATCGATGTCGACCTGCTGTCGAGCAACACTAAGCAACAGAACAAATTACCCTTCCGCAGAAGTTTATTTGACAATGTGGCGCCCTACGTTGTCTTTCACTCGTTCGACTGCAAGTTCGACACAGCCCTGCCACGCGAGGTGACGAAGCACATGAAGTGGTATCTTAGCACCATCACGCCATCATTAGTGCGTCGTACCGTGCAAAATTCCGGGTATCGACTGATGAAGAATGGTCGGAATTGGTGTAGTACCTGGGGCAAGCACATGAGCTCCGCCTGTTTCAAAACACTGAGAGAATCCCAAAAAATCAACCACTTTCCTGGGACTTTTCAGATCGGTCGGAAGGATCGACTGTCGCGTAACATTAGCCGGATGATGGTGAAGTACGGCAAGCGGGAGTTCGGCTTCGTGCCGCGCACCTACGTGCTACCTCAGGATCTGCGTGTCTTTCGTCAAGTATGGGAGAAGAACGGCGGCAAGGAAAAGTGGATCATCAAGCCGCCGGCGTCCGCGCGCGGCACCGGCATCCGCGTGGTTCACCGCTGGTCCCAGATACCAAAGAAACGCGCCGTCGTCGTTCAGCAATACCTCTCGCAACCGATGCTGATACGCGACGCCAAGTTCGATCTGCGTCTCTACGTGCTCGTCACCAGCTTCAATCCACTCAAGATCTACATGTATCCGGATGGCCTCGTGCGTTTTGCATCTGTCAAGTATAATGACGACATCAACTACCTCAGCGACCGCTTCATGCACCTCACCAACTATAGCATCAACAAGACCAGCGCGACTTACACCAACAGCGACTGCGCGGACTCTCGTACTGGACATAAGTGGACTTTGAGGAGCCTGTGGTCATACCTTGAGCAGGAAAATGTGAACGTGGCAAAGATGCGGGCATCGATAAAGGATATTATCATCAAGACGATGATAGCAGGCGAGTCTCCTATCACCACTCTAACCAGGACCAATACAACCTCGAG GTATACTTGTTACGAGCTTTTCGGTATCGATATCATACTGGACAAGAATCTAAGGCCGTGGTTGCTCGAGGTGAACATATCACCATCCCTGCAGTCTTCCTCGCCGCTTGACGTCGCCGTCAAGGGGCCCCTCATTAAGGATGTCTTCAATATAGTCGGATTCCAATTGCCCGCATGCATACCGGCAGAGGATGTCGAGAAACTAACCCAAAGATATCAGTTAGATTCGGTGTGCCAAGATTATAGATTGCACCGGACCACCCTCAGCTATCAGGAGCGACACAAGCAGTCTTCGTATGCGAACTTGAGAAATCGGGAGGACTATCTTGACGAGATAATCGACGATCTCACGCCTGACGACGTTCGACAGCTGATCACGTACGAGGACGAGCTCACGCAGTTGGGCAGATTCGAAAGGATTTTTCCCACCACTACCAGTCACCAGTACTTGCAATATTTTGACGTGCCTAGATACTACAACATGTTGTTTGACGCATGGGAGGCCAAGTACGGTGATAATCGTGAAGAAGGGATCTCCCGATTGCAGAAACTATGCAAGACCAAGTATCACCTGGAACAAGTCTTTTAG